One region of Thiorhodovibrio frisius genomic DNA includes:
- a CDS encoding transposase, producing MSERAFTRQRDLPFERLVAFLMKPRARSTETELETFFAALEGETVSSGVPTRAAVSKARKGLAASVFQALNRQAVAGFFSGFGRPTWHGFRLRAVDGTTFRLPDGEDIERFFGAQSSGPVLARASMLFDLDLDMVLDFGLAAYCVSELELAVDHLKATAPGDLVIYDRGYPALWLFALHLSLGVDCVMRLARKQFKEAEPFWHSDAPSALIT from the coding sequence TTGAGCGAACGTGCGTTCACCCGCCAACGCGATTTGCCCTTCGAGCGCTTGGTGGCCTTCCTGATGAAACCCCGCGCGCGCAGCACCGAGACGGAGCTGGAGACGTTTTTTGCCGCGCTGGAGGGCGAAACTGTCTCTTCGGGTGTGCCAACCCGCGCGGCGGTGAGCAAGGCGCGCAAGGGGCTGGCGGCATCGGTGTTTCAGGCGCTCAACCGCCAAGCGGTGGCGGGCTTTTTCTCCGGTTTCGGTCGCCCCACCTGGCATGGGTTCCGCTTGCGGGCGGTGGACGGGACGACCTTTCGCCTGCCCGATGGCGAGGATATCGAACGGTTCTTTGGCGCTCAGTCCAGCGGGCCGGTGCTTGCGCGCGCTTCGATGCTCTTTGACCTGGATCTGGACATGGTTCTGGACTTTGGCTTGGCAGCCTACTGCGTCAGTGAGCTTGAACTGGCGGTCGATCATCTCAAGGCAACCGCGCCAGGGGACTTGGTTATTTATGATCGCGGGTATCCGGCATTGTGGCTGTTTGCCTTGCATCTGAGTTTGGGTGTGGACTGCGTGATGCGCTTGGCGCGCAAGCAGTTCAAGGAAGCCGAGCCGTTTTGGCACAGCGATGCACCCAGTGCGCTGATCACCTAG
- a CDS encoding transposase, with translation MRVKLKGGETEVLATTVLEETRLPARLFKDLYHRRWGVEEGGYKVSKMRAEMENLSGRSSLAVRQDMHAKVLAMNLAAMLRAVAQLVAKRLYQARRFDYQVRMTSALSHLSDQLFHLLYASPSGGAELIIRIIQRLSQTTEQVRPERSFPRHNPGKRKAGYSIPYKRVI, from the coding sequence GTGCGGGTCAAGCTCAAAGGCGGCGAAACCGAAGTGTTGGCCACCACGGTCCTGGAGGAAACGCGCCTCCCGGCACGGTTGTTCAAAGACCTCTACCACCGCCGTTGGGGCGTGGAGGAAGGCGGCTACAAGGTCTCCAAGATGCGCGCGGAGATGGAGAATCTCTCGGGGCGCTCCTCGCTTGCGGTGCGCCAGGACATGCATGCGAAGGTGCTGGCGATGAATCTGGCCGCGATGCTGCGCGCGGTGGCGCAGCTGGTGGCCAAACGCCTGTATCAGGCACGCCGGTTTGACTACCAGGTGCGCATGACCAGCGCATTGTCCCATCTGAGTGACCAGTTGTTTCATCTCCTCTACGCCTCACCCAGCGGCGGTGCAGAGCTGATCATACGGATCATCCAGCGCCTCTCGCAGACCACCGAGCAAGTGCGCCCGGAGCGAAGTTTCCCGCGTCACAATCCCGGAAAGCGCAAGGCGGGCTATTCGATTCCGTACAAGCGGGTGATCTAA
- the ltrA gene encoding group II intron reverse transcriptase/maturase, protein MNAVGIIEGPQALAPHWASIDWPRIRRQVSRLQARIVKALRAGKWHRVRSLQRLLTNSLAAKLLAVQRVSSNRGSKTAGVDGVVLKTPAQKWRQAHQLNAKEYAPKPLRRIYIPKKNGKRRPLGIPVQADRAEQALELLALDPVSETLADACSYGFRKERGAQDAIAGCFLALCRRRSAEWILEGDIRACFDELSHPWLLAQVPTHQGKLRAWLKAGFMERGVFHPTTAGTPQGGILSPTAANMALDGLETRLRARFKSHHKVNLVRYADDFIITGVSQTLLADEVKPLVQQFLRERGLELSEAKTHIVHIDEGFDFLGFNLRKYHGKLLIKPAKSSIAAVKENIRGIMNTNGHLSQDVLIYRLNPVIRGWGNYYRHVVSKEVFNDIDHAIWRMTWSWATRRHPQKGRKWVKDRYYTHMDGRDWVFTDGSVTLFRMASIPIRRHVKIRGDANPYDRQDAAYFTARHARQRGRLPTPAPPWFLP, encoded by the coding sequence ATGAACGCCGTTGGCATCATTGAAGGCCCGCAAGCTCTGGCGCCACACTGGGCATCCATCGATTGGCCCAGAATACGTCGCCAGGTCAGCCGATTACAAGCCCGGATCGTGAAGGCGCTCAGAGCAGGCAAGTGGCACCGCGTGCGCTCGCTACAGCGCCTGCTCACCAACTCGCTGGCCGCCAAGCTGTTGGCGGTGCAGCGGGTTAGCTCCAATCGGGGCAGCAAAACGGCGGGAGTCGACGGTGTCGTGCTGAAGACGCCCGCGCAAAAGTGGCGACAAGCCCATCAGTTGAATGCGAAGGAGTATGCGCCAAAGCCGCTGAGACGGATCTACATCCCCAAGAAAAACGGAAAACGCCGCCCGCTCGGGATTCCGGTTCAAGCCGACAGAGCCGAGCAGGCGCTCGAGTTGTTGGCGCTTGACCCGGTCTCGGAAACCCTGGCAGATGCATGCTCCTATGGGTTTCGCAAGGAGCGCGGAGCGCAGGATGCCATCGCCGGGTGCTTTCTGGCACTATGTCGACGCCGCAGCGCGGAATGGATTCTGGAAGGGGATATCCGGGCCTGTTTCGATGAGCTGTCACATCCGTGGCTGCTCGCACAGGTCCCGACTCATCAAGGAAAATTGCGCGCTTGGCTCAAGGCCGGATTCATGGAACGCGGGGTGTTTCATCCAACAACGGCCGGAACACCACAAGGGGGCATTCTGTCCCCGACGGCGGCCAATATGGCCCTGGATGGGCTGGAGACGCGGCTGAGGGCGCGTTTCAAGAGCCATCACAAGGTCAATCTGGTCCGCTACGCGGATGACTTCATCATCACCGGCGTGTCACAGACACTGCTGGCCGATGAGGTCAAACCCTTGGTGCAGCAATTTCTCAGGGAACGCGGCTTGGAGTTGTCCGAAGCGAAGACCCATATCGTGCATATCGATGAGGGGTTCGATTTCCTCGGCTTCAACCTGCGCAAGTATCACGGAAAGCTGCTCATCAAACCGGCCAAATCCAGTATCGCGGCGGTGAAGGAGAATATCCGGGGCATCATGAACACAAATGGCCACCTGAGCCAAGATGTCCTGATCTACCGCCTCAACCCGGTTATCCGAGGCTGGGGCAATTATTACCGCCATGTCGTGAGCAAGGAGGTCTTCAACGACATCGATCACGCGATCTGGCGCATGACATGGAGCTGGGCCACACGACGACATCCCCAGAAAGGCCGAAAGTGGGTCAAGGACCGCTACTATACTCACATGGACGGTCGCGACTGGGTGTTCACGGATGGATCGGTTACGCTCTTTCGGATGGCGAGTATTCCGATCCGCAGGCATGTGAAGATTCGCGGCGATGCCAACCCGTATGACCGACAAGACGCGGCTTATTTCACCGCACGTCACGCACGTCAGCGCGGTCGCCTTCCAACGCCTGCGCCTCCTTGGTTCCTTCCGTGA
- a CDS encoding bifunctional class I SAM-dependent methyltransferase/glycosyltransferase family 2 protein, with amino-acid sequence MPSTFQLEFSGYQAERSAFWDDIATQPFNSLGGYYHRWLTYVYRLAIPEGARVLEVGCGIGNLISALKPSIGIGVDFSSRMIQEARRRHSDIQFVVADAHELDLGDHDFDFIILSDLINDVWDLQRIFEQLTPYCSSSTRIILNYFSHLWQTPLSIARQFRLATPTLTQNWFTRHDVENLLELSGYQPLRCWEEIIVPLRIPLLSTFSNRFLARIAPFRWLALTNFLVARPSPAFSPSPRVSVVVAARNEQGHVDELIERIPEMGRGTEIVFVEGNSTDDTWGTIQRAIAANPQRNCKLLKQPGKGKGDAVRTGFEAATGDILVILDADITVPPEDLPRFFDILVSGQGEFANGVRLVYPMQDDAMRFFNLIGNKVFSWAFSWLLGQPIRDTLCGTKALWAKDYQRLAANRAYFGDFDPFGDFDLLFGAAKLNLKIMEAPIRYRARRYGSTNIQRWRHGLLLARMVLFAARRIKFV; translated from the coding sequence ATGCCGTCCACCTTTCAATTAGAATTCTCTGGTTACCAAGCCGAGCGGAGTGCTTTTTGGGATGACATTGCTACCCAGCCTTTTAATTCTTTGGGAGGATACTATCACCGCTGGCTTACTTATGTTTACAGATTGGCCATTCCCGAAGGTGCTCGCGTATTGGAAGTTGGTTGCGGCATCGGCAATCTGATTTCCGCACTGAAACCCAGCATTGGCATCGGCGTAGACTTTTCTTCGCGCATGATTCAAGAAGCGCGCAGACGACATTCGGATATCCAGTTTGTTGTAGCCGATGCTCATGAACTAGACCTTGGCGATCACGATTTCGATTTTATCATTTTATCGGATCTCATCAATGATGTCTGGGATTTACAAAGAATTTTCGAGCAACTTACACCATATTGCAGCTCTTCCACCCGTATTATTTTAAATTATTTTAGTCATCTGTGGCAGACGCCGTTGTCAATTGCGCGACAATTTCGGCTGGCAACGCCCACCCTCACCCAAAATTGGTTTACTCGGCATGATGTCGAGAATCTACTCGAGCTAAGTGGCTACCAGCCGCTACGCTGTTGGGAGGAAATAATCGTACCCTTGCGAATTCCATTGCTTAGCACCTTTTCCAACCGCTTTCTCGCCCGGATTGCGCCATTTCGTTGGTTGGCGCTGACCAACTTTCTCGTTGCGCGACCCAGTCCAGCATTCAGTCCTTCACCAAGAGTTTCTGTCGTGGTGGCCGCGCGCAATGAACAAGGCCATGTCGATGAATTGATCGAACGGATTCCTGAAATGGGCCGTGGCACGGAAATCGTCTTCGTCGAGGGAAACTCGACTGACGACACCTGGGGAACAATTCAGCGCGCCATCGCTGCCAACCCGCAGCGAAATTGCAAGTTGCTGAAGCAACCCGGAAAGGGAAAGGGGGACGCTGTGCGAACCGGATTCGAAGCGGCGACTGGGGATATACTGGTTATTTTGGATGCTGACATTACCGTTCCACCGGAGGATTTGCCGCGCTTTTTTGATATTCTTGTGTCTGGACAAGGGGAGTTTGCCAACGGTGTTCGCCTGGTTTATCCGATGCAAGACGATGCCATGCGGTTTTTCAATCTAATCGGCAACAAGGTATTTTCCTGGGCGTTCAGTTGGTTACTTGGCCAGCCAATCAGGGATACTCTATGTGGAACGAAGGCGCTCTGGGCGAAGGATTATCAGCGGCTTGCCGCGAATCGCGCCTATTTTGGAGACTTCGATCCGTTTGGCGATTTCGATCTGTTATTCGGGGCCGCCAAGCTTAACTTGAAAATCATGGAGGCCCCCATTCGTTATCGAGCGCGTCGTTATGGTAGTACAAATATTCAGCGTTGGCGACATGGTCTCCTGTTGGCGCGCATGGTCTTATTTGCCGCCCGTCGGATTAAGTTCGTTTAG
- a CDS encoding class I SAM-dependent methyltransferase, translated as MAQVYDEWYALIIDALPARDDVLELGSGAGFLSELLPGLITSEVFSTPNAKCVLDASRLPFSAHSLNAIVMTDVFHHIPDVRLFFHEAVRCVRPGGRVLMIEPWRTPWSEWVYTHLHHEPFLPKAKQWSLPPGQGPLSAANGALPWLVFQRDQRRFKAEFPALRNLAIKPLMPLAYLLSGGVSMRSLMPGWAYPWIRRLERTVGENRWAMFAFIVLERRST; from the coding sequence TTGGCGCAGGTCTATGATGAGTGGTATGCGTTGATTATTGACGCATTGCCTGCTCGGGACGACGTGCTTGAACTAGGCTCCGGCGCTGGGTTTCTGTCGGAGCTTTTGCCGGGGCTTATCACCTCCGAGGTTTTTTCGACTCCGAATGCTAAATGCGTCTTGGATGCAAGCAGGCTTCCATTCTCTGCGCATTCGTTAAACGCGATCGTTATGACCGATGTGTTCCATCATATCCCGGATGTGCGGCTTTTCTTTCATGAGGCCGTACGTTGCGTTCGTCCCGGTGGACGTGTCCTGATGATAGAGCCCTGGCGAACGCCTTGGTCCGAATGGGTATACACCCACTTGCACCATGAGCCATTTCTTCCCAAGGCGAAGCAGTGGTCGCTCCCACCAGGCCAGGGCCCCTTGTCCGCGGCCAATGGCGCATTACCTTGGCTGGTGTTCCAGCGCGACCAGCGCCGGTTTAAGGCGGAATTTCCAGCTTTACGCAATTTGGCCATTAAGCCTTTGATGCCGCTGGCTTACTTGCTTTCCGGCGGCGTTTCCATGAGATCGCTCATGCCTGGTTGGGCCTATCCATGGATCCGTCGCCTGGAGCGAACGGTCGGCGAGAACCGCTGGGCGATGTTCGCCTTCATCGTACTGGAGCGCCGCTCGACATGA
- a CDS encoding lysylphosphatidylglycerol synthase transmembrane domain-containing protein: MTRSIRKAALVILVSLFLSALFLWLALRQVEPKLVIRALVDLQLASLVFAGFAIALGILLRGWRWRLLSGSANNTQPEFFRATALGVFANLVIPARLGEIVRVAALYKLSYLSLSEVVASGFVDRLTDILVLVCVASVLFLVMPIPDFVDDWLFGFGLALGLVMTGVALTSRRHVLGRFTVTRVVKFWRIRWPAQPLTFAANVRHRLSVALRRVPSPRVAAVIFLVLIADYCAVALVLRAFRLDLPLSAPLVLWVFFAAGSALPSAPGYVGVYQLAGRWALGLFDVPATIAVALATVFQAVVLLVAAILAGMASWRTGVSGFYAAESKPNETKH; this comes from the coding sequence ATGACGCGTTCCATCCGCAAGGCGGCGCTGGTCATTCTAGTTAGCTTGTTCCTAAGTGCGCTTTTTTTGTGGCTCGCATTGCGTCAGGTAGAGCCCAAGTTGGTAATCCGGGCCCTGGTGGATTTGCAGCTGGCGTCTCTTGTTTTCGCCGGCTTTGCTATCGCCCTGGGAATTCTGCTTCGCGGTTGGCGCTGGCGCTTGCTTTCGGGGAGCGCAAACAACACGCAGCCGGAATTTTTCCGCGCAACCGCGCTCGGGGTTTTCGCCAATCTTGTGATACCAGCGCGTCTTGGGGAAATCGTCCGGGTCGCCGCGCTGTACAAGCTCTCATACTTATCACTCAGCGAGGTTGTCGCCAGCGGTTTTGTCGATCGACTCACAGATATCCTGGTTTTGGTTTGCGTGGCATCAGTGCTCTTTCTTGTTATGCCGATTCCGGATTTCGTCGACGACTGGCTGTTCGGCTTTGGTCTCGCCTTAGGCTTAGTGATGACAGGCGTAGCCCTCACCTCACGCAGACATGTTCTTGGAAGGTTTACCGTTACGCGAGTGGTCAAATTTTGGCGCATCCGCTGGCCTGCGCAGCCGCTCACGTTCGCCGCAAACGTCCGTCACCGACTCTCAGTCGCACTGCGGCGGGTACCGAGCCCGCGAGTCGCTGCTGTTATATTCCTTGTCCTCATCGCTGACTATTGCGCGGTGGCCTTGGTCTTACGGGCGTTTCGACTCGATTTGCCGCTTTCGGCGCCGCTGGTCTTATGGGTGTTTTTCGCGGCAGGCTCAGCGCTGCCGTCGGCCCCAGGCTACGTTGGCGTCTATCAACTGGCCGGCCGGTGGGCGCTCGGGCTATTTGACGTCCCCGCCACCATTGCCGTCGCGCTCGCCACGGTATTCCAAGCGGTCGTGCTTCTCGTCGCGGCTATACTGGCGGGCATGGCCTCTTGGCGAACCGGCGTTTCCGGTTTTTACGCCGCAGAATCAAAACCAAATGAAACTAAACACTAA